From the Megasphaera vaginalis (ex Bordigoni et al. 2020) genome, one window contains:
- the tsf gene encoding translation elongation factor Ts — MAITASMVKDLRTKTGAGMMDCKKALAATDGDMDKAVDFLREKGLAAAAKKADRIAAEGLVYSYIHGNGRIGVLVEVNCETDFVAQTDGFKDLCKDIAMQIAAANPSYLKRDEVPTEVLEHEKEVLRQQALNEGKPEKIVEKMIVGRIEKYYKENCLLDQEFIKDPDKTVTQIINENIAKIGEKIDVRRFTRYALGEGLEKRNDDFVSEVMAQAK, encoded by the coding sequence ATGGCTATTACAGCAAGCATGGTAAAGGACTTAAGAACAAAAACGGGAGCAGGCATGATGGATTGCAAAAAGGCGCTGGCCGCAACTGACGGTGATATGGACAAGGCCGTTGACTTTTTGCGAGAAAAAGGATTGGCTGCCGCCGCGAAAAAAGCTGACCGCATTGCTGCCGAAGGTCTTGTTTATTCCTACATTCACGGCAACGGCCGCATCGGCGTTCTCGTCGAAGTAAACTGCGAAACCGACTTTGTTGCGCAAACAGACGGCTTCAAAGATCTCTGCAAGGATATTGCCATGCAGATTGCAGCCGCCAATCCGTCCTATTTGAAACGTGACGAAGTTCCTACTGAAGTGTTGGAACACGAAAAAGAAGTTCTCCGCCAGCAAGCGTTGAACGAAGGTAAGCCGGAAAAGATCGTTGAAAAGATGATCGTCGGCAGAATCGAAAAATATTACAAGGAAAATTGCCTCTTGGATCAGGAATTCATCAAAGATCCCGATAAGACGGTAACACAGATTATCAATGAAAACATTGCCAAGATCGGTGAAAAGATAGACGTTCGTCGTTTCACGCGGTATGCGCTGGGTGAAGGTTTGGAAAAACGGAACGATGATTTTGTTTCCGAAGTAATGGCTCAAGCTAAATAA
- the rpsB gene encoding 30S ribosomal protein S2 encodes MAVVSMKQLLEAGVHFGHQTRRWNPKMARFIFTERNGIYIIDLQKTVKKMDEAYNFVRDLAAQGGSVLFVGTKKQAQDSIKGEAERCDQFYVNERWLGGMLTNFQTIEKRVKRLKALEKQAEDGTFDVLPKKEVILLKHEMEKLQKYLGGIKEMKKLPDALFIIDPKKEEIAVAEARKLHIPIIGTVDTNCDPDVIDYPIPANDDAIRAVKLLTGKIADAVLEGRQGEQNEAAAAEVEEATEEN; translated from the coding sequence ATGGCAGTAGTATCTATGAAACAATTATTGGAAGCAGGTGTCCACTTCGGACATCAGACACGTCGCTGGAACCCGAAAATGGCTCGGTTCATTTTCACGGAACGCAACGGCATTTACATTATCGATTTGCAAAAGACGGTCAAGAAAATGGATGAAGCATATAATTTCGTCCGTGATCTGGCTGCGCAAGGCGGTTCCGTTTTATTCGTAGGCACCAAGAAACAGGCGCAGGATTCCATTAAAGGTGAAGCCGAACGTTGCGACCAGTTCTATGTAAACGAACGTTGGCTCGGCGGCATGTTGACTAACTTCCAGACTATTGAAAAACGTGTAAAGCGCTTAAAGGCTTTGGAAAAACAAGCTGAAGACGGCACTTTTGACGTGTTGCCGAAAAAAGAAGTCATTTTACTGAAACATGAAATGGAAAAGCTTCAGAAATATCTTGGCGGTATCAAGGAAATGAAGAAGCTGCCTGACGCACTTTTCATCATTGATCCGAAAAAAGAAGAAATTGCCGTAGCTGAAGCCCGTAAGCTTCACATTCCCATTATCGGCACTGTTGATACAAACTGTGATCCCGACGTAATCGATTATCCGATTCCGGCAAATGACGACGCAATTCGCGCCGTGAAATTGCTGACCGGCAAGATTGCCGACGCCGTACTGGAAGGCCGTCAGGGCGAACAGAATGAAGCGGCTGCTGCAGAAGTCGAAGAAGCAACGGAAGAAAACTGA
- a CDS encoding MBL fold metallo-hydrolase: MYELIPLSDNSYYIQSPAKIGLVKLNERDVCLIDSGNDKDAGRKIRQILEANAWNLRAIYNTHANADHIGGNKYLQGQTGCKIYAPGIDCAFTNHPILEPSFLYGGYPCKDLRHKFLLAQESHAAYLTEDVLPKGFEIINLPGHFFDMVGFRTPDDVVFLADCLSSREILDKYQIGFIHDVAAYIKTLEMVKSLTATIFVPAHAAVTENISDLAQYNIDKVREIADKIVDLCREPLCFEVILQRLFTAYALTMNFEQYVLIGSTVRSYLAWLKDTDKLNAIFENNMLLWVQK, encoded by the coding sequence ATGTATGAATTGATACCACTTTCAGACAACAGCTATTACATTCAAAGTCCCGCAAAAATAGGGCTGGTAAAGCTGAATGAAAGAGATGTTTGTCTGATTGACAGCGGAAATGACAAGGATGCAGGACGTAAAATACGTCAAATATTGGAAGCAAACGCTTGGAATTTAAGGGCAATTTATAATACCCATGCCAATGCGGACCATATTGGCGGTAATAAGTATTTGCAAGGACAGACCGGATGTAAAATCTATGCGCCAGGCATTGATTGCGCATTTACGAACCATCCGATTTTAGAACCATCTTTTTTATATGGCGGCTATCCCTGTAAAGACCTCAGACATAAATTTCTTTTGGCACAGGAGAGCCATGCAGCGTATTTAACTGAAGACGTCTTGCCCAAAGGTTTTGAAATCATTAATTTGCCCGGTCATTTCTTTGACATGGTTGGGTTCCGAACGCCTGACGATGTCGTTTTTCTTGCTGATTGCCTGTCCAGCCGGGAAATATTGGATAAGTATCAAATCGGCTTTATCCATGATGTGGCGGCTTACATAAAAACGCTTGAAATGGTAAAATCACTTACAGCAACCATATTTGTCCCTGCCCATGCGGCAGTAACGGAGAATATTTCGGATCTGGCGCAATATAACATTGATAAAGTACGGGAAATTGCAGATAAGATCGTTGATTTATGCCGGGAGCCGCTTTGCTTTGAAGTAATCTTGCAGCGGCTGTTTACAGCATATGCCTTGACGATGAATTTTGAACAATATGTGCTTATCGGCAGTACAGTCCGTTCCTATCTCGCCTGGTTAAAAGACACGGATAAACTCAATGCAATCTTTGAAAATAATATGTTGCTTTGGGTACAGAAATAA
- a CDS encoding 3D domain-containing protein: MQTRYFRPISRMYALLIGLLAVVLLTGFIDKGRSVIIDADGRQETVYTHAVNAAALLREANIPVAAEDEVELSTTTLEDGSVITIRRAVPVTLVYKGEKRLVATGKRTVAEVLPQYGYDRENYRAYEDANGPVQKDMTIHIGSLSRKVITEDAVVPFAIESIPDEDLGQGEEKVLQQGVNGRKRVQSAIISLDGKAVGREVLHTELITEMQPLIRHVGTKAAVEINTGTITKYSKVLTMEATAYLPTDGNGAGLTKLETRARYGEIAVDPNVIPLGTTVFIPGYGIATAEDTGGDILGNRIDLCMEDYTACMAFGRRTVLVYILE, from the coding sequence ATGCAAACGCGATATTTTAGGCCCATTTCACGGATGTATGCCTTATTGATCGGACTTCTGGCCGTCGTGTTGCTGACCGGGTTCATCGATAAAGGCCGTTCCGTTATAATAGATGCAGACGGGCGACAGGAAACGGTATATACGCATGCCGTAAATGCCGCGGCCCTGCTCAGAGAAGCGAATATTCCCGTTGCCGCCGAAGACGAAGTAGAGCTGTCGACAACAACGCTGGAAGACGGCTCCGTCATAACGATTCGTCGCGCCGTTCCCGTCACGCTCGTTTACAAAGGGGAGAAGCGCCTGGTCGCTACGGGAAAACGCACTGTTGCCGAGGTATTGCCGCAATACGGTTATGATCGGGAAAATTATCGGGCTTACGAAGACGCTAACGGTCCGGTTCAAAAAGATATGACCATTCATATCGGTTCTCTATCGCGCAAAGTAATTACCGAAGATGCCGTCGTACCGTTCGCCATTGAAAGCATTCCCGACGAAGACCTCGGACAGGGAGAAGAAAAGGTTTTACAGCAAGGCGTCAACGGCAGAAAACGGGTACAATCGGCCATTATCAGTCTTGACGGCAAGGCCGTCGGCAGAGAGGTGCTCCATACGGAATTGATTACGGAAATGCAGCCTCTTATCCGACATGTGGGAACAAAGGCTGCGGTAGAGATCAATACCGGTACGATAACGAAGTATTCCAAGGTACTGACAATGGAAGCTACGGCGTATTTGCCGACGGACGGCAACGGCGCGGGCCTGACAAAGTTGGAAACGAGAGCGCGTTATGGCGAAATCGCCGTTGACCCCAATGTTATTCCGCTGGGAACAACTGTTTTTATTCCCGGCTACGGTATCGCGACGGCTGAAGACACAGGCGGCGATATTCTCGGCAACCGCATTGACTTGTGCATGGAAGATTATACAGCCTGCATGGCTTTTGGCAGGCGTACGGTCCTGGTTTACATATTGGAATAA
- the ppk1 gene encoding polyphosphate kinase 1 encodes MEKGENYFLNRECTWINFNERVMKEAAKASNPLLEQLNFIAITASNLDEFFMIRVAGVKHLVENDVKHIDIAGMTPQEQFDAIEQMVHRQVAEQYGYLSRIMEQLQAEGLHFIHVSDLDEKQRKWLHSLFEREIYPVVTPMAVDSSHPFPFLASLGLNLAVLLRKREGDGEIKTAILPVPVSVISRIIQVPEATEGKAFLFLEDVLSHYAEQFFLGCEILEVVPFRVTRDADLDINDDSKDLLREVENSLKRRKKGAAVRLELCEASSRTIRKFLQSELQIEDKDIYTIPGPIDCKVFFSFTGIAGYDHLRYAEAKSQPSSELAAIDAADFWSSIVKRDVMVHHPYETFDVVENFVKLAAVDANVLAIKQTLYRVSSDSPIIAALAEAAENGKQVTVLMEVKARFDEANNILMAKKLEKAGCHVIYGIMGLKTHSKITLVVRREEDTIRRYLHLATGNYNGKTAKIYTDVGIITADTLLGIDASAFFNFLSGYSDPPEWNKLAVAPLNLRERIYEEIDQEINHAKSGRPAKIIAKMNSLLDKQVIERLYEASQAGVIIELIVRGICVLRPGIPGVSENIAVHSIVGRFLEHSRLFYFYNDGKEDVFISSADWMPRNLNERVELMIPVDFEPHKERIKYILHTYFRDTEKAYDMRSDGSYVALADNDPNKRINAQEILQHEAEGAARRQDADDVTVLSFDR; translated from the coding sequence ATGGAAAAAGGAGAAAACTATTTTCTCAATCGGGAGTGCACGTGGATTAATTTCAATGAGCGCGTCATGAAGGAAGCGGCAAAAGCGTCCAATCCCTTATTGGAACAGCTGAATTTCATCGCCATTACGGCGTCCAATCTGGACGAATTCTTCATGATCCGCGTGGCCGGCGTCAAGCACTTGGTGGAAAATGACGTCAAACATATCGATATTGCCGGCATGACACCGCAGGAGCAATTTGACGCCATTGAACAGATGGTTCACCGCCAGGTCGCCGAGCAGTACGGCTATTTATCGCGGATCATGGAACAACTCCAGGCAGAAGGATTGCATTTTATTCACGTTTCCGATTTGGATGAAAAGCAGAGAAAATGGCTGCACAGCCTGTTTGAACGGGAAATTTATCCTGTCGTTACGCCGATGGCCGTCGATTCGAGCCATCCGTTCCCCTTCCTGGCGAGTTTGGGGCTTAATTTAGCCGTCCTCTTGCGTAAACGGGAAGGAGACGGAGAGATCAAGACGGCGATTTTGCCGGTTCCCGTTTCCGTTATTTCCCGTATCATACAAGTTCCGGAAGCGACGGAAGGAAAAGCCTTCCTTTTCTTGGAAGATGTCCTCAGCCATTATGCGGAACAGTTCTTCCTGGGCTGTGAAATACTGGAAGTCGTTCCTTTCCGCGTCACCCGCGACGCCGATCTGGATATCAACGATGATTCCAAAGACCTGCTCCGGGAAGTGGAAAATTCGCTGAAACGGCGAAAAAAAGGCGCCGCCGTCCGTCTCGAATTATGCGAGGCGTCAAGCCGGACGATCCGAAAATTCCTGCAAAGTGAATTGCAGATAGAAGATAAAGATATCTACACGATTCCCGGACCGATTGACTGTAAAGTATTCTTTTCTTTTACGGGCATTGCCGGCTACGATCATCTTCGCTATGCCGAAGCGAAATCGCAGCCTTCCAGCGAGCTTGCCGCCATCGATGCCGCCGACTTTTGGTCGTCCATCGTCAAGCGCGACGTCATGGTCCATCACCCCTACGAAACTTTTGACGTCGTCGAAAATTTTGTCAAACTCGCCGCCGTTGACGCTAATGTATTGGCCATCAAACAGACCTTGTACCGCGTCAGCAGCGATTCGCCGATTATCGCGGCGCTGGCTGAAGCGGCCGAAAACGGCAAGCAGGTAACGGTGCTGATGGAAGTAAAGGCGCGATTCGATGAAGCCAATAATATCCTGATGGCGAAGAAGCTGGAAAAAGCCGGTTGCCATGTCATTTACGGCATTATGGGACTGAAGACCCATTCCAAAATAACCCTTGTCGTACGCCGGGAAGAAGATACGATCCGCCGCTATCTGCATTTGGCGACGGGCAACTACAACGGCAAAACGGCCAAAATCTACACCGATGTCGGCATTATTACAGCCGACACCCTTTTGGGTATCGATGCTTCGGCATTTTTCAATTTCCTCTCCGGTTATTCCGATCCCCCCGAATGGAACAAGCTGGCCGTGGCGCCGCTTAATCTGCGGGAACGGATTTATGAAGAAATAGATCAGGAGATCAATCATGCCAAGAGCGGCAGGCCGGCCAAAATTATTGCCAAGATGAATTCGCTTTTGGATAAGCAGGTCATCGAGCGACTATATGAAGCGTCACAGGCGGGCGTTATCATCGAGCTGATCGTACGCGGCATCTGCGTCCTTCGCCCCGGCATACCCGGCGTCAGCGAGAATATTGCGGTACACAGCATTGTCGGACGCTTTTTGGAGCACAGCCGCCTCTTTTATTTCTACAATGACGGTAAGGAAGACGTCTTCATCTCATCTGCCGATTGGATGCCGCGCAATTTGAACGAACGTGTGGAACTAATGATTCCCGTTGATTTTGAGCCGCATAAGGAACGGATCAAGTATATTTTGCACACTTACTTTCGGGATACGGAAAAAGCATACGACATGCGGTCTGACGGTTCTTACGTCGCCTTGGCGGACAATGATCCGAACAAACGCATCAACGCTCAAGAGATTCTACAGCATGAAGCGGAAGGCGCGGCGCGCAGACAGGATGCCGACGATGTGACCGTTTTGTCATTCGATCGTTAA
- a CDS encoding Ppx/GppA phosphatase family protein codes for MEDSKKNVFGIIRIGTVNMDLKIVSYSTLADRQTIENVSREVHYGEEVVTTHRISFQALNEICTVLNGFRQLLRDYQVDDVKVVTTTSLRDAENQLNAIDQIRIRTGFSVDIVHMAEEIYYKFFGLYYDIDQGAFNFGRNSVLLMDMTSSCLGLTCWKKDKILFQQNVHIGALGLMGNFTEKERNGITFTTTVREYIYGTLSPLWRGVQQYDIQYLILSGQVAVRLGLLMGKKLYRGVGLIAAREFCDFVDSFSGITPFKLCRYFSISENMANVLMPIIMLYYELLRHVDVQMIVLMDMTFTEGYSIHYLASKLNDPYLTRQRWMLLELARGIAVRYVSAPDHSRLIEEFCATIFNALFGKIGVDRIGCYLLRLAAIMHEWGKFVNLRKCDVCAYDLILTTDLFAISDEEKKMVANVAYFSYFGKVQERDDRFASLQPETKVMVAKLVAIFCLADALDKGHNGKIKSIEAALHDNLLEIAYTSDFDVSLEKWAFMKIVPYFEEVFGMTPVLKRGR; via the coding sequence ATGGAAGACAGTAAGAAGAACGTGTTCGGCATCATTAGAATAGGCACGGTCAATATGGACTTGAAGATCGTTTCCTATTCGACCTTGGCTGACAGACAGACGATTGAGAACGTTTCCCGTGAAGTTCATTACGGTGAAGAAGTCGTCACAACGCACCGCATCAGTTTTCAGGCGCTGAATGAAATCTGCACGGTGCTCAACGGGTTCAGGCAGCTGCTCCGCGATTATCAGGTGGACGACGTCAAAGTCGTCACGACGACATCGCTCCGCGATGCGGAAAATCAGCTCAATGCGATCGATCAGATCAGGATCCGTACCGGCTTTTCCGTCGATATCGTGCATATGGCGGAAGAAATTTATTACAAGTTTTTCGGTCTTTATTACGATATCGACCAGGGCGCATTCAACTTCGGCCGTAATTCCGTTCTGCTCATGGATATGACGTCGAGCTGTCTGGGCCTGACGTGTTGGAAAAAAGACAAGATACTGTTTCAACAGAATGTGCATATCGGCGCCTTGGGACTGATGGGAAACTTCACGGAAAAAGAGCGCAACGGCATCACCTTTACGACGACGGTGCGCGAATATATTTACGGCACTTTATCGCCTCTCTGGCGCGGTGTGCAGCAGTATGACATTCAATATTTGATTTTATCCGGTCAGGTTGCCGTCCGTCTCGGCCTCTTGATGGGTAAGAAGCTGTACCGCGGCGTCGGTCTGATCGCGGCCCGTGAATTCTGCGATTTCGTCGATTCTTTTTCAGGCATCACGCCATTCAAATTGTGCCGCTATTTTTCGATCAGCGAAAATATGGCAAACGTCCTGATGCCGATCATCATGTTGTATTATGAATTGCTGCGTCACGTGGACGTGCAGATGATCGTCCTGATGGATATGACCTTTACCGAAGGCTATTCCATTCACTATCTGGCATCGAAGCTGAACGATCCGTACCTGACGCGGCAGCGGTGGATGCTGTTGGAACTGGCGCGGGGTATTGCCGTCCGCTATGTATCCGCGCCCGATCATTCTCGGCTCATCGAAGAATTTTGCGCGACGATCTTCAACGCGCTGTTCGGTAAGATCGGGGTCGACAGGATCGGTTGCTATCTCTTGCGTCTGGCGGCCATCATGCATGAATGGGGCAAGTTCGTCAATCTGCGAAAATGTGATGTCTGCGCTTACGATCTGATTCTGACGACCGATCTTTTTGCCATCAGCGATGAAGAAAAAAAGATGGTTGCCAATGTAGCTTATTTTTCTTATTTCGGCAAGGTACAAGAACGTGACGACCGCTTTGCTTCGTTGCAGCCGGAAACGAAGGTCATGGTCGCCAAGCTGGTCGCTATTTTCTGTCTCGCCGACGCCCTTGACAAAGGTCACAACGGCAAGATCAAATCCATTGAGGCCGCGCTGCACGACAACCTGTTGGAAATAGCGTATACGTCGGATTTTGACGTTTCCCTGGAAAAATGGGCCTTTATGAAGATTGTTCCCTATTTTGAAGAAGTGTTCGGCATGACGCCGGTCTTGAAAAGAGGAAGGTAA
- a CDS encoding Ppx/GppA phosphatase family protein translates to MEKIAIIDLGSNSIRFVVIEIKDNRSYSLLYQEKESIRLGHGLMQTGELSNAGMDRAMTCLAVYRHLISVMEIDTTIAVATAAVRSAKNGEAFLQRVRTQTGIEMKIISGEREAYLGYLGVINTIDIKDCILFDFGGASVEFTLVRNGKQEHSLSVPIGAVTLTEKFGLQGTVSGEMLEKCLTCIRKKLSDIPWLAHARLPLVGVGGTARAIAKMDQRTTNYELPTLHNYVVGKDNFDAIYALVTERTYVNRKKIPGLSSERADLIVAGVAAISAIFTLTESDRLIVSGCGLREGLFFEHYAGLYHLPSPYIENILSFSIANVIGNLDPVNSKHVDQVEKVSLLLFDKLSFLHGYGPRERQLLATAAKLHDIGKIINYYSHARHSAFMIGHAPLYGLTQTEQLVASFIAGFHHGISRKIMRAYRYVHIPSEEEWRMIRKVSTFLALAEASDTTYEQIIKDITVESADTVIVLVLETYPGSSHEAVNYEMQQLKKQFKREFDTSLLFVWK, encoded by the coding sequence ATGGAAAAAATTGCAATTATTGATTTAGGCTCCAATTCGATCCGTTTTGTCGTGATCGAAATTAAGGACAATCGCTCCTATTCCCTGCTGTATCAGGAAAAAGAATCGATTCGTCTCGGTCACGGACTGATGCAGACCGGTGAATTGAGCAATGCCGGCATGGATCGGGCCATGACCTGTCTGGCTGTATACCGCCATCTTATCTCGGTCATGGAAATCGATACGACTATTGCCGTTGCTACGGCGGCCGTCCGCAGCGCGAAGAACGGAGAAGCGTTCTTGCAGAGGGTCCGGACGCAAACGGGTATCGAAATGAAAATCATCAGCGGTGAACGGGAAGCGTACCTCGGTTATTTGGGCGTAATCAATACGATTGATATTAAAGACTGCATTCTATTTGACTTCGGCGGCGCCAGCGTTGAATTCACACTCGTCAGAAACGGAAAACAGGAACACTCCTTATCGGTGCCTATCGGCGCCGTCACATTGACGGAAAAATTCGGTCTCCAAGGAACCGTTTCTGGAGAAATGCTGGAAAAATGCCTTACCTGCATTCGTAAAAAGCTGAGCGATATTCCCTGGCTCGCCCATGCACGCCTGCCCCTTGTCGGCGTCGGCGGCACGGCGCGCGCCATTGCCAAAATGGATCAGCGCACAACGAATTATGAGTTGCCTACGCTGCATAACTATGTTGTCGGCAAAGATAACTTTGATGCCATATACGCGCTGGTTACGGAACGGACATATGTTAATCGGAAAAAGATTCCCGGCCTTTCCAGTGAGCGCGCCGACCTGATCGTTGCCGGTGTCGCTGCGATCAGCGCAATTTTTACCCTGACGGAGAGCGACCGCCTGATCGTCAGCGGCTGCGGTCTGCGCGAAGGATTGTTCTTTGAGCATTATGCGGGCCTCTATCACCTGCCGAGCCCGTATATCGAGAATATCCTTTCCTTCAGCATTGCGAACGTCATCGGCAATTTGGATCCGGTCAACAGCAAGCATGTCGATCAGGTGGAAAAGGTCTCGCTGCTTCTTTTTGACAAGCTGTCTTTTCTGCACGGCTACGGTCCGCGTGAGCGGCAGCTGCTGGCGACGGCTGCCAAGTTGCATGATATCGGAAAAATCATCAACTACTACAGTCACGCCCGTCATTCTGCCTTCATGATCGGGCATGCGCCGCTGTACGGACTGACGCAGACGGAACAGTTGGTGGCTTCTTTCATCGCCGGTTTTCACCACGGCATCAGCCGTAAGATCATGCGCGCTTACCGGTATGTTCACATACCGAGCGAAGAAGAGTGGCGCATGATTCGAAAGGTTTCGACTTTTTTGGCTCTGGCTGAAGCATCGGATACGACATATGAGCAAATCATAAAAGATATTACCGTTGAGAGTGCCGATACGGTAATCGTTCTCGTCTTGGAAACGTATCCGGGCAGTTCTCATGAAGCGGTAAATTATGAAATGCAGCAGTTAAAAAAGCAGTTTAAGCGAGAATTCGATACGTCCCTGCTTTTTGTCTGGAAATAA
- the thiC gene encoding phosphomethylpyrimidine synthase ThiC: MHYTTQMDAAIKGIVTKQMEIVAKKEQMPIETLMKLIAEGKVAIPANKNHTSLDPEAVGMNCRTKINVNLGISKDHNDYEEELEKVQNAIDMKAESIMDLSNFGKTSDFRRRLVAMSTAMIGTVPMYDAVGMLDKELKDISVEEFFDVVQKHAEDGVDFMTIHCGMNRKTAERIKRNPRLTNVVSRGGSLLFAWMEMNDQENPFYEYYDRLLDICEEYDVTLSLGDACRPGCTHDATDAAQIEELITLGELTKRAWERNVQVMIEGPGHMVLTEIAANMKLEKRLCHNAPFYVLGPLVTDVAPGYDHITSAIGGAIAGSCGADFLCYVTPAEHLRLPDVNDVREGIIAARIAAHAADLAKGIPGAQDWDDAMSKARVEVDFETMISLAIDPVKARNYYESSTPECEGTCTMCGKMCPARTMKKILAGEDVSII, translated from the coding sequence ATGCATTACACAACCCAAATGGATGCCGCGATAAAGGGCATCGTGACGAAACAAATGGAAATCGTCGCAAAAAAGGAACAGATGCCGATTGAAACGCTGATGAAGCTGATTGCCGAAGGGAAAGTCGCCATTCCGGCCAACAAGAATCATACCAGTCTTGATCCCGAAGCCGTCGGCATGAATTGTCGCACGAAGATCAATGTGAATCTCGGCATATCCAAGGATCACAACGATTATGAAGAAGAACTGGAAAAGGTACAGAATGCGATCGACATGAAAGCCGAATCGATCATGGATTTGAGCAATTTCGGCAAAACCAGTGATTTCCGCCGCCGTCTCGTCGCCATGTCAACGGCCATGATCGGTACGGTGCCGATGTATGACGCCGTCGGCATGCTCGACAAGGAACTGAAGGATATTTCCGTTGAAGAGTTTTTCGATGTCGTGCAGAAACATGCGGAAGACGGCGTCGACTTCATGACGATCCACTGCGGCATGAATCGAAAGACGGCCGAACGGATCAAACGGAATCCCCGTCTGACCAATGTCGTTTCCCGCGGCGGCTCCCTGCTTTTCGCCTGGATGGAAATGAACGATCAGGAAAATCCGTTCTATGAATATTACGACCGTCTCCTCGATATTTGTGAAGAATACGACGTTACCTTGAGCCTCGGCGATGCCTGCCGTCCCGGCTGTACCCATGACGCCACGGACGCCGCCCAGATTGAAGAGCTGATCACGCTCGGCGAGCTGACGAAACGGGCCTGGGAACGGAACGTACAGGTCATGATCGAAGGTCCCGGCCATATGGTGTTGACCGAAATCGCCGCCAATATGAAACTGGAAAAACGGCTTTGCCACAATGCGCCGTTCTACGTTCTCGGCCCCTTGGTAACAGATGTGGCTCCCGGCTATGACCACATCACGAGCGCCATCGGCGGCGCCATTGCCGGTTCCTGCGGCGCCGATTTTCTTTGTTACGTAACGCCGGCAGAACATCTCCGTCTGCCCGATGTCAACGACGTGCGCGAAGGGATTATCGCCGCCCGTATTGCCGCCCATGCCGCCGATCTCGCCAAAGGGATTCCGGGGGCGCAGGATTGGGATGACGCCATGAGCAAGGCCCGTGTCGAAGTTGATTTCGAAACGATGATTTCCCTGGCTATTGATCCCGTGAAGGCGCGTAATTACTATGAATCGAGCACGCCTGAATGTGAAGGAACGTGTACGATGTGCGGCAAAATGTGTCCGGCCCGAACGATGAAAAAAATTCTTGCCGGCGAAGATGTTTCCATCATTTAA
- a CDS encoding SIMPL domain-containing protein, translating into MRSNCWKICLLTLTLAASSCFAAPAFAENGRDAVVNVTGYAEEQVKPDTAYLTIGTVSTAKEAEKARQDNNQTMREIKKSVEALGIAETDMKTMNFTLSPNYDNKGQKILSYTVNNMLQVKISDFGMIPRLITTASTSGANEIHSLYFTNEHVDALRAELINQAIRNGRQAAAAAATAAGSQLGAIKEITVNGTSPLYENNYASLTAVGASGAKAGGYTPVESGTNTIRETVSLVYYLQ; encoded by the coding sequence ATGAGATCAAACTGCTGGAAAATATGCCTTCTTACGTTGACGCTGGCGGCTTCTTCCTGCTTCGCCGCTCCGGCTTTTGCCGAAAACGGTCGTGATGCAGTCGTTAATGTGACGGGCTATGCCGAAGAACAGGTAAAACCGGACACTGCATACTTGACAATCGGTACGGTAAGCACGGCAAAGGAGGCGGAAAAAGCGCGCCAAGACAATAACCAGACCATGCGTGAAATAAAGAAGTCCGTCGAAGCCCTGGGCATTGCCGAAACGGACATGAAAACGATGAATTTCACGTTGTCTCCCAATTACGACAATAAAGGACAAAAAATTTTGTCTTATACGGTAAATAATATGTTGCAGGTGAAAATTTCCGATTTCGGCATGATTCCCCGCCTGATCACCACAGCCAGTACGTCGGGTGCCAATGAAATTCACAGCCTTTACTTTACCAATGAACACGTCGATGCGCTCCGCGCCGAATTGATCAACCAAGCGATCCGTAACGGGCGGCAAGCTGCAGCGGCCGCCGCGACGGCTGCCGGCAGCCAGCTCGGCGCGATAAAAGAGATTACCGTCAACGGGACTTCGCCGCTATACGAAAATAATTACGCTTCACTGACGGCAGTAGGGGCCAGCGGAGCCAAGGCAGGCGGTTATACGCCGGTTGAAAGCGGAACGAATACGATCAGAGAAACGGTCAGTCTTGTCTATTATTTGCAATAA